From Ktedonobacterales bacterium, a single genomic window includes:
- a CDS encoding HEAT repeat domain-containing protein, which produces MDTITIHPVMPLLRQAERSLANTIAGGLDQLTSGSEEVSDLILRLQEAGLEQIAAALQRALAAEDRAQRAGNLLRAFTALGIVRSRLADGVSADLANAPLLSEQSRLYIPPLPANTNPETLPGALALLKGEDSLHRIYAAERITRLGEAAVPGLLALAQDKKLDTAIRRTAARCIAQIAAPAAQDALVKLSGILDLWREVSAGLIQRGRAVVPALESELGNPGADGAWLMAKVLWRAGAYEALQHAYTIATTPKAAKEEPKEEKGGKGKEAKGKNKKKAAPKAPEVSGAFAAYYQAISLTQKQVAEAIEPKRGYYLAPTNRIILVLAGLERGWASEDDLITLLDGQQRNEIRISLRHVYGTPAHAAVLVYYTRMRASASKYADRDRARIGISALDDANLNLQDEESEDEDEEE; this is translated from the coding sequence GTGGACACAATCACTATACACCCGGTCATGCCCCTGCTGCGCCAGGCCGAGCGCAGCCTGGCAAACACCATCGCCGGAGGACTGGATCAACTGACCTCCGGCAGCGAAGAAGTGAGCGATCTGATTCTTCGGCTGCAAGAAGCCGGATTAGAGCAGATTGCCGCCGCCTTGCAACGCGCCCTGGCCGCCGAAGATCGGGCGCAGCGGGCGGGAAATCTGCTGCGCGCTTTCACAGCGTTGGGCATCGTGCGCAGCCGCCTGGCCGATGGCGTCAGTGCCGATCTGGCAAATGCCCCGCTGCTGAGCGAGCAGAGCCGACTCTATATCCCGCCGCTGCCCGCCAACACCAACCCGGAGACGCTTCCGGGCGCGCTGGCGCTCTTGAAAGGGGAGGACTCGCTGCACCGCATCTACGCCGCCGAACGCATCACGCGCCTGGGTGAAGCGGCTGTGCCAGGTCTGCTGGCGCTGGCCCAGGATAAAAAACTCGATACCGCCATTCGGCGCACCGCCGCGCGCTGTATCGCCCAGATCGCCGCGCCTGCCGCGCAGGATGCGCTGGTCAAACTCTCAGGTATCCTTGATCTCTGGCGAGAGGTCAGCGCGGGACTGATTCAGCGCGGGCGAGCCGTCGTCCCGGCGCTGGAAAGCGAACTGGGCAATCCAGGCGCTGACGGCGCCTGGCTGATGGCGAAAGTTCTCTGGCGCGCCGGAGCTTATGAAGCGTTGCAACATGCTTATACCATCGCTACTACCCCTAAGGCAGCGAAAGAAGAGCCGAAAGAAGAAAAGGGTGGCAAAGGCAAGGAAGCAAAGGGGAAAAACAAGAAAAAGGCTGCTCCCAAAGCGCCCGAAGTGAGCGGCGCGTTTGCAGCCTACTATCAGGCGATAAGCCTCACCCAGAAGCAGGTCGCCGAGGCCATCGAGCCGAAAAGAGGCTATTACCTTGCGCCCACAAACCGCATCATTCTTGTGCTGGCCGGGCTTGAGCGCGGCTGGGCGAGCGAAGATGATCTGATTACATTGCTTGATGGGCAGCAGCGCAACGAGATACGCATCAGCCTGCGCCACGTCTATGGTACGCCCGCCCATGCCGCTGTGCTGGTCTACTATACCCGCATGCGGGCTTCTGCCAGCAAATATGCCGATAGAGATCGCGCACGTATCGGCATCAGCGCCCTGGACGACGCTAACCTGAATCTTCAGGATGAAGAGTCAGAGGACGAGGACGAGGAGGAATAA
- a CDS encoding VWA domain-containing protein has product MSVPTETMTEEQRHQLLRWRLVLGQRAQKCQCGAKGGPECSCTGSALDLSGLASSMPDTDAFGMDGALEMIYQERGAGLEGSKVNIPRWLGDIRRYFPQDVVAMIQKDAIERQGLDELLFEPETLPLLEKNVDLVATIISLQNMIPEQTKETARQVVREIAEQIKKKLENEIRQAVFGAISRNTHSPLPVYRNIDWKRTISRNLKNYDGELKRIIPDRFYFWANEKKFREWQVIVCVDQSGSMASSVVYSSIMAAIFASLSVLRTNLVFFDTQIVDMTEQLSDPVEILFGTQLGGGTDIAKAVTYCAQQVVQPEKTIFLLITDLYEGGNRSALLSQLGALVESKVHCLCLLALDDTGRASYDHDLAHRVSDLGIPTFACTPNKLIQMMENILQGKGVKA; this is encoded by the coding sequence ATGAGCGTTCCTACAGAAACAATGACCGAGGAGCAGCGCCACCAACTTTTGCGCTGGCGGCTGGTGCTGGGCCAACGCGCCCAGAAGTGCCAGTGCGGCGCGAAGGGCGGGCCAGAATGTTCTTGCACTGGCTCAGCACTAGATCTGAGCGGCCTGGCAAGCTCCATGCCCGACACCGACGCCTTTGGCATGGATGGCGCTCTAGAAATGATCTACCAGGAGCGCGGCGCCGGACTGGAGGGTTCCAAGGTCAACATTCCGCGCTGGCTGGGCGACATTCGCCGCTATTTCCCGCAAGATGTCGTCGCCATGATCCAGAAAGACGCCATCGAGCGCCAGGGCCTTGATGAACTGCTCTTTGAGCCGGAGACGTTGCCGCTGCTCGAAAAGAACGTCGATCTGGTTGCCACGATCATCTCACTCCAGAACATGATCCCGGAGCAGACCAAAGAGACGGCGCGGCAGGTGGTGCGCGAGATTGCCGAGCAGATCAAAAAGAAGCTGGAAAATGAAATTCGCCAGGCCGTCTTTGGCGCGATCAGCCGCAATACCCATAGCCCGCTGCCGGTCTATCGTAACATTGACTGGAAGCGCACCATCTCGCGCAACTTGAAAAACTACGATGGCGAACTGAAGCGCATCATTCCAGATCGCTTCTATTTCTGGGCCAACGAGAAGAAGTTCCGCGAGTGGCAGGTCATTGTTTGCGTGGATCAAAGCGGCAGCATGGCAAGCTCAGTCGTCTATAGCTCCATCATGGCTGCCATCTTCGCTTCGCTCTCGGTCCTGCGCACCAATCTGGTCTTCTTCGATACGCAGATCGTTGATATGACCGAGCAACTGAGTGACCCGGTAGAGATTCTTTTCGGCACGCAGCTTGGCGGCGGCACCGACATTGCCAAAGCCGTCACCTACTGCGCCCAGCAAGTCGTGCAGCCTGAAAAAACCATCTTCCTGCTGATAACCGACCTCTACGAAGGCGGCAACCGCAGCGCCCTGCTTTCGCAACTGGGCGCGCTAGTGGAAAGCAAAGTCCATTGCCTCTGTCTGCTGGCGCTCGACGACACGGGACGCGCCTCCTATGACCACGACCTGGCACACCGCGTCAGCGATCTGGGCATCCCGACGTTTGCCTGCACACCCAATAAACTCATTCAGATGATGGAAAACATCCTGCAAGGTAAAGGGGTGAAAGCATGA
- a CDS encoding SWIM zinc finger family protein, with the protein MSEAATATAPRITARDVEGWCAISEVREGRKYLQKGAVLRPWTAGVAIHAEVQGSGSTPYRIDITFKESGTKPSTKCSCPAWRRNPLCKHVATVLLAWANKPETFAVVEAPPTEVKAKPARAPKKTASETDGAADAATKSKSDANADAARMAQLESGLSQATDLLTELCARGLLAVTSEQADAVLKLAELLISQRLNALGRRVQVLAIRLRQVSDARTNRRSGQSTVSETDFAALLADAWLTLAATRRALKADPTASDASADLEDLLGTKFDESRLSKAQSAALLEIAFEEEDDEIGFVTDTSYLLDLESGEVMLERQILPARLAEKGRKRPYNSLLLNCQIASSRSQPPRRVKVSAIGQKQAITADALSDAARHAVTTAAVLRRRLAAQIADPLAPRELLALFAPHALQAIDPTAAQGKAGPRLLLVDAEGVALPVEGAASAVLGIATYESILALFGRLKLNDRGEAFVFAPLSILCASGKLQMLS; encoded by the coding sequence ATGAGCGAAGCCGCGACAGCTACTGCGCCAAGGATCACTGCCAGGGATGTCGAGGGCTGGTGCGCCATCAGTGAAGTGCGCGAAGGCCGCAAATATCTCCAGAAGGGCGCTGTGCTGCGCCCCTGGACCGCAGGAGTCGCTATCCACGCCGAAGTCCAGGGCAGCGGCTCCACGCCCTATCGCATCGACATCACCTTCAAGGAGAGCGGAACCAAACCCTCCACCAAATGCTCCTGCCCGGCCTGGCGGCGCAACCCGCTCTGTAAGCACGTCGCCACTGTCCTGCTGGCCTGGGCCAACAAGCCTGAAACATTCGCCGTCGTGGAAGCGCCGCCCACTGAGGTCAAAGCCAAACCGGCCCGCGCACCCAAAAAGACCGCAAGCGAAACCGACGGCGCCGCCGACGCTGCTACAAAGTCCAAAAGCGATGCCAACGCCGACGCCGCGCGCATGGCCCAACTGGAAAGCGGTCTCTCTCAGGCAACAGACCTGCTCACCGAACTTTGCGCGCGCGGCCTGCTGGCCGTCACCTCAGAGCAGGCCGATGCAGTGCTCAAGCTGGCTGAACTGCTGATCTCCCAGCGGCTCAACGCGCTGGGTCGCAGAGTGCAGGTGCTGGCTATTCGTCTGCGCCAGGTAAGCGATGCCAGAACGAATCGGCGCAGCGGACAGTCCACCGTGAGTGAGACCGATTTTGCGGCGTTACTGGCCGACGCCTGGCTGACGCTGGCCGCCACGCGGCGCGCCCTCAAGGCGGATCCGACGGCGAGCGACGCTTCCGCTGATCTCGAAGACCTGCTGGGTACAAAGTTCGATGAGAGCCGCCTCAGCAAAGCGCAGAGCGCCGCGCTGCTGGAAATCGCCTTCGAGGAAGAAGACGATGAGATCGGCTTTGTCACCGATACCAGCTATCTGCTCGACCTGGAGAGCGGCGAAGTGATGCTGGAGCGCCAGATTTTGCCCGCGCGCCTGGCCGAAAAGGGGCGCAAGCGGCCCTACAACTCCCTGCTGCTCAACTGCCAGATTGCAAGCAGCCGCAGCCAGCCGCCGCGCCGGGTCAAGGTCAGCGCCATCGGCCAGAAGCAGGCCATCACCGCCGACGCTCTATCAGACGCCGCCCGGCATGCCGTCACCACCGCTGCTGTCTTGCGCCGACGCCTGGCAGCGCAGATCGCCGACCCGCTGGCCCCGCGCGAACTGCTGGCGCTCTTTGCGCCGCATGCTCTCCAGGCCATTGACCCGACGGCTGCTCAGGGGAAGGCCGGGCCGCGCCTGCTGCTGGTAGATGCCGAAGGGGTTGCCCTGCCCGTCGAGGGCGCGGCCAGCGCGGTGCTAGGGATAGCGACCTATGAATCAATCCTGGCTCTGTTTGGGCGGCTCAAGCTCAATGATCGCGGCGAAGCCTTTGTCTTCGCCCCGCTGAGCATCCTCTGCGCCTCCGGCAAGCTCCAGATGCTTTCGTAG